The segment atcctctgtcctgtctccctcttcttctcctctctcttcttcatcctctgtcctgtctccctcttcttctcctctctctctccttcatcctctctgtcctgtctccatcttcctctcctctctcttcttcatcctctgtcctgtctccctcttcttctcctctctcttcttcatcctctgtcctgtctccctcttcttctcctctctctctccttcatcctctgtcctgtctccctcttcttctcctctctctctccttcctcctctctctcctgtctccttcTTGTCACAGGTTGAACTTCATTGATCAAAtgaatgctctctctctctctctctctctctctctctctctctctgtctgtcctgtagCCTCAGAGGTCCTCCTTGAACAGACTGATATGCGATTGGCTGAGAGGAGGGACAGGCGGACTGATGCTGTGATGAACCAATGGGCAAACAGGAACGGTCGAGTCGGCGAGTTGATTGATCTGTTGGAGAGCCTGCAGTTGTTCCGgccctgtgatgtcatcctgagCTGTGAGCTCCCCTCTGGTCATTGATGACCCTCTGGCCTCTGATGATGTTTTAATATtaatctctgtgtgtctcaggggCTTCCAGTCAGAATCCTTGCTCCTCCGCTCCTCCCcatcctcctccgcctcctgctCCTGACTCTTCTCACAAAGAGGCCCCACCCACACCAAGCCCCTGCCACCTGAGACAAACAggtaacacacatgcacacacttagGATGTGCACATGTTCTTCTACCTGATCATCTGTCAGGCCTTTGTCAACCAACCACAGACTGTTGTTGCACATCCCTGGGACTGGTCAGTGACTGTGAGAAGCTCTGCTTTTTATTTAGTTGACAAAGGAAGAGAAAGACCGCTACCTGGACCTGCCCTGCCACCCTTCCACCTGCAGTCTGTggtgaccagcagcagcagcagcaccagcagcggcggcagcagcagcagtggcagcagcagcagcagtagctgcAGTGGCGGcggtagcagcagcagcggcggcggtggCGCCGGTGCCGGCAGAGTGATGTGCTGGTCATACAATGAGGTTTACTCTCACACAGATGGGTTCTCCCCCTCCCTGCAGGTGGGGCAGGGAGGATTTGGAATTGTGTACAGAGCATGTCTGAGTAAGATGGACTGCGCCGTCAAGAGACTCAAACAGGTTAGCCAATCAAAGGGCAGCTCTGTTCCCCTTCATTTACCCAGTACTTCAGGTTACGGTGTTTTTCTGACAGAGACAGGTACCAAAGCCTGTCCTCTACAGCAGGACCATTCTGCTGGCAGAGACAGGGCTGTGACTTGTCCTGCTCTTCTGTTAACAGGACTCTCTGTTAGACTGGACTCTGCTGAAGGAGAGTTTCCAGACTGAGGTAGAGAAACTGTCCAAGTGAGTGAACCTACTCATCAAGTGTGCctaaccagtgtgtgtgtgtgagaccatcTAACTGTGTGTCTCCTCTTCAGGTTCAGACATCCCAACATCGTGGATTTGTTGGGTTTTAGTGAAGGAAAAGGATCAATGTGTCTCATTTACACATACATGGAGAACAGATCACTGGAGGACCAGCTACACGAtgtaatgcacacatacacatgcagatTACATGTCCGTGTGTTaggagtgtgtgttcatttacctgtgtgtgtttcaggagtgTACCGTCCTGTCCTGGTCTCAGAGGATCAGTATTGTTGAAGGAgcctcagcagctctgcagttcctccactCTCCCCCTGAAGGTCAAACGCCGCTGATCCACGGAGACGTTAAGaggtcagtgtcagtgtggacGTCGCTGCAGAGGACGTTACAGCGTGTGATTTTCCCGGTTCGAACCATGCAGGTGTAGTTTGGTAATCGTGGTGTCTTATGTCTTTGCAGTTCCAACATCCTGTTAGACCACCACATGGTGGCCAAGCTGTCTGACTTTGGTCTGGCCCGGTTCGTGTCTTGTGGTCCAGCACCTCTGACAGCATCCGTCATTAAAACGGCGACGGTGAGAGGAACGGTGGCATATCTGCCAGATGAATATGTGAGGAGCGGAGAGCTGGGGACAGCAGTGGACGTCTACAGCTTTGGAGTGGTAAGATGCTGCAGGGCTGATGAGAGATAAGGCTCCGTCTTCATGACTTGACACTGTGTTGATGTGTAAACTGACCTGTGTTTTTAGGTCCTGCTGGAGGTGCTGACTGGACGGCGAGCTCTGGAGAGGGATGGGAATTCCAGAGACAGATACCTGGTCAGAGCCAGCTATGTTCACAGGCTTGAGTTTCCCTGTACTCTGAAACGGCTGCTTTGGTCTGGGTCAGGTGGTCTAATGAAATCACTCGTGTTTGTAGTGGAACAGTGATTAATTAACGGTTAACCTGGTCAGATCCCTGTGCAGGTCCGTAGTCCTGCAGGTGACACATGGCTGCTGGTCAGCCTTCGAGTTTGTTTGGTGTTCAGGCTGCGAAATAATCCGAAAATATCCCTAATGCAACACTGTGCAGTCCGGGCAGATCAGATGACAGGTTCCTGTCAACACTTCTATGTTGTCTGGTTGCAGAAAGACCTGGTGGAAGAAATCGAGGTCGGGCTCAGCAGCTCATTTGAGGCAGCCTGGAGGAGACAGCTGGACGAGCGTCTGACCGCaggtctgtcctctgtgtcagTTCTTGGTGTTTAGTATCTGTCCtcactgtctctcctctctgttttttcaGTATCTGTCCTCAGTGTTTGTCCACAGTGTCTGTCCTTCTCAAGCTTGCCCTGCTACCTCTTACTTGCTGTCTTCATTCTGTCtacagggggcgctgctgagcctgTGGACTGCCTGCAGGTGGCAGCGCTGGCCTGCAAGTGTCTGGacaagaaaaggaagaagagacCGGCCATGACTGAGGTCAGAGCCTTCTGTGGACTGAGTGCAGGTCCAGATGGTCTATCGGTCTGCCAGGGCTCCTGTTTGGATCCTCTTCTTTTTTGTCACCGCTGTCTTTTCTTCACAGGTGTTTGAAAGACTTCAGGACATCCACAACTCTGTGAGAAAGACTAGCTCCTCGACCTCCTCCTCTATCAGTCCTCAGACCCAGGGCAGACCCCCCTCCTTCATGGACTCCAGTGTGAGAGCTCTGTCCAACCAGCTTTCTAAACTGGGACCATTAGAGGACACATATCAGCCCTCCCagtcctcctcatcatcaccatcatcatcatgctcCCACACCCCTCCTCACCcactccactcctcctcctccccccttcctcctctctcttcttcctccacctcatTTGTTGGCCCATGTGAAACCGATGAGAGTCGAGGTTTCTCCCAGTATGACCTTTGCTCCCAGCTCAGATCCAATGCGACCAGCTGCACACCTCCATCCTCCAGAGACTGGTATCACAGTCCAGCTGGACCCAGAGAGTCCCTGTGCAGCCAGCCGTCTGTGCCCATTGAGGACCAGTACAACTTCTGCCAGCTCAACAGTCACAGGTCAGGACTCCCAGGGGCCCCCACAGGACAGGGCAGCGGGGGGCAGACTGAAGTGGGAGCTTCAGGGGGACTGTATGAGTTCTCACCTGCGAGTTCCCTGCACACAGCTTCTCCAGGCCCCTCAGGTATGACAGCAGCTTGTTACAGTGGGTAGTTTCTGCAGTAGTCTCTGAGAGTTGACGACTCTTGTGTGTTCAGTCCACATGAATCCCAGCAAGCAGCGACTCCTGGAGAAGAAAACTCAATACGAGGAGGGCAGGATCCAGACTCCTGAGCTGCTGTCGTCTGAGGACCTCTGTATGGACACAACTCACGTCTCATTTCCTGACGCCTAGCTCTGCCTGGCCTCTCTTTAGTCTGTCTTGGTGCATCCTTCTTTTCATTTCTGCATGCAGGCTCATTGATCCTCTGTGGCCTcactttatattttataatatgcATATTTTCCCTCTGTCATGTTCTTACACTTGCTCATCTCTaattttatgcatttatttcCTTGAATTATCTAAACATGTTCTTGAGTCATGTCTCGTTGGTCAGTGCCACATTTCACATAAAATTCATTGTAACTTCATCATTTATCTCACCTCATACCAACAGAAGCTTTTTCAGGCCCTTGTTTCTTCTGTCCAGAGCCTCATTCTAGTCTGTGTTGTGTTCCTTGGTGTCCTCTCACCTTCTCTCTGCAGATGAGGTTTGCTGTGGACCCATTGTGACGctctgtttatatgtgtgtgttcagatggaGGGACTTCTGTGGGATTCAGAGGCCCAGAGGAGAGCGATGAACTGGAATACCTTCCTGCTACTTATGACTGACTGTTTTCACGTCTCAGCGCGAAGAAGCAGAGGACCAAAAATGACTTTTCTGCGGATCACCAAGAGGATGCTGCTGTCACCTGTTGTGTCACATGACATGTTTGTAGAGTTCAGCTGTAAGTGGAAGCCTTCAGTCACAGTTTATTCCAGCACCAAGGTACTGCCAAACTCAGATCTGTTCATTCCATTGTACAGATATGTATTTCTCATTTGTCCTGTTTACTTACAGTAAGTGACACACAGGCGGCCAGAACTGCAGCTATTCGAAGACTAATAATCAGTCTGATCAATAGTCTgtaaaaacagctttaaaatgaaacacacactggatcTATGCTgacggtgatgatgatgatgtttacGGCACCTTTTAAACCCCCCTTCACACCTCAGTTAATTATCTCTCAATAATTAATTGCAGCTTTGTTCCAATTATTTATTATAGGGCTGATATATTTGGCCAGTTGTTAATCATTGCCATATCAatacataatataatattttattttaactgtgAAACGAACCAAACCAACGATGTTTGtactaatcaataaataaaagtgttgGTGTATTGGCAGGTCTACGGATCGATGTGTCTGCTTTAATTAGTAAAGTTAGCACTGAGCTAACACTGCTACACCGGAACGCCTCGGTATGAACGGCCCTTCTGTTAGCCGTTAGCCACTttagcttctctgccattttcgaCAGCACtgagtgttttgtttggttGCTGTTAGCAGCAAGATGGCGGCTCCCATCCCGGCGTATAGACCCGCCGCTCTGCATGTTTAACAGCCGTAGGGTAGCCTCCGCAGAGCTCCCTCTTACCGGTGCGCGCAGCAGCTAAAGCAGTGCGCTCATACACGGCTTCACATTTATGTTTCTGTTGCACTCTGTTAGCCCGAGTTGCTACCGGCGCCTTCAAAACGACTCTGCACAGCGTCCACCGGGCTAAAATGGCGGACTGTCCGCTGCAGGCTGTAAGTTAATCAGCACTGCGCTCGCTCTTGGAGTCCCTGGCTGCTTCTCCAAAGGAGAGCGTTGCTTGTCGCTGTGTACTCTGTCAGACAGCCGAGCCATCTCCGCAGAAAAGTGCTTAGTCCCGTTAGCAGGAGCTAGGTAGCAACATAGCCAGCTGATGCTACaatagctaactagttagcccCTGGAGCTAGTTAGCGGGCTGATTCTAATCAGATTTTAAACGTCAAGGCTTGCGATACAGTTTGGATCTTTTGTCTCACAACGAGGACCGGGAGGAGGGGAGCCAGGCCAGGTCATGACGACCGAAATCGCAAGTCCAGTAGTGCTGCAGCCCCGCTGGAAGCGCGTCTTGGGCTGGACGGGCCCGGTGCCGCGGCCAAGACACGGACACCGGGCAGTGGCCATCAAGGAGCTGATGGTGGTGTTTGGCGGAGGGAA is part of the Parambassis ranga chromosome 7, fParRan2.1, whole genome shotgun sequence genome and harbors:
- the irak1 gene encoding interleukin-1 receptor-associated kinase 1, which codes for MSGGHLRGRLLFELPSNVYWAFCRVMDGLSDRDWTRFASEVLLEQTDMRLAERRDRRTDAVMNQWANRNGRVGELIDLLESLQLFRPCDVILSWASSQNPCSSAPPHPPPPPAPDSSHKEAPPTPSPCHLRQTVDKGRERPLPGPALPPFHLQSVVTSSSSSTSSGGSSSSGSSSSSSCSGGGSSSSGGGGAGAGRVMCWSYNEVYSHTDGFSPSLQVGQGGFGIVYRACLSKMDCAVKRLKQDSLLDWTLLKESFQTEVEKLSKFRHPNIVDLLGFSEGKGSMCLIYTYMENRSLEDQLHDECTVLSWSQRISIVEGASAALQFLHSPPEGQTPLIHGDVKSSNILLDHHMVAKLSDFGLARFVSCGPAPLTASVIKTATVRGTVAYLPDEYVRSGELGTAVDVYSFGVVLLEVLTGRRALERDGNSRDRYLKDLVEEIEVGLSSSFEAAWRRQLDERLTAGGAAEPVDCLQVAALACKCLDKKRKKRPAMTEVFERLQDIHNSVRKTSSSTSSSISPQTQGRPPSFMDSSVRALSNQLSKLGPLEDTYQPSQSSSSSPSSSCSHTPPHPLHSSSSPLPPLSSSSTSFVGPCETDESRGFSQYDLCSQLRSNATSCTPPSSRDWYHSPAGPRESLCSQPSVPIEDQYNFCQLNSHRSGLPGAPTGQGSGGQTEVGASGGLYEFSPASSLHTASPGPSVHMNPSKQRLLEKKTQYEEGRIQTPELLSSEDLYGGTSVGFRGPEESDELEYLPATYD